The following are encoded in a window of Phaseolus vulgaris cultivar G19833 chromosome 3, P. vulgaris v2.0, whole genome shotgun sequence genomic DNA:
- the LOC137808440 gene encoding protein CHAPERONE-LIKE PROTEIN OF POR1, chloroplastic isoform X1: protein MTASGLSGCPSRCPQLPFSRLGSRHVRVMAFSVAGKSKQGMEFLQVKRTSYFSPLLKCNRRRVQLIKSAMDASFGDMANDSAAVFPRINVKDPYKRLGISREASEDEIQGARNFLIQKYAGHKPSVDAIESAHDKIIMQKFYERKNPKIDIKKKMREVNQSKIVQTVRGRFQTPSTKFIIKTSLAFLVLGILTVLFPTEEGPTLQVAISLIATMYFLYERLKSKIRTLLYGFGAFAISWLLGTFLMVSVIPPITILKGPRAFEVISSLITYVLLWVSSTYVR, encoded by the exons ATGACTGCATCTGGGTTGAGTGGCTGTCCCTCAAGATGTCCCCAGCTACCTTTTAGTCGCCTAGGATCACGCCATGTTCGGGTTATGGCTTTCTCTGTGGCTGGGAAATCCAAACAAGGAATGGAGTTTCTCCAGGTTAAAAG AACAAGTTATTTTTCTCCTTTATTAAAATGCAATAGACGACGAGTTCAGTTGATCAAAAGTGCCATGGATGCTTCATTTGGTGATATGGCTAATGATTCTGCTG CTGTTTTTCCAAGAATTAATGTGAAGGACCCATATAAACGACTTGGAATAAGCAGGGAAGCTTCTGAAGATGAGATTCAAGGAGCAAGAAACTTCCTGATTCAAAAATATGCGGGACACAAGCCAAGTGTAGATGCTATTGAATCAGCGCATGACAAAATAATCATGCAGAAGTTCTATGAACGGAAAAACCCAAAAATTGACATTAAGAAGAAAATGAGGGAAGTTAATCAATCCAAAATTGTTCAAACTGTCAGAGGAAGATTTCAAACTCCATCCACAAAATTCATTATAAAAACATCACTAGCATTCTTGGTACTTGGAATTTTAACTGTCCTCTTTCCAACTGAGGAAGGGCCAACTCTTCAGGTAGCAATATCTCTGATTGCCACAATGTACTTTCTATATGAGCGGCTGAAGAGCAAGATTCGAACTTTACTATATGG GTTTGGAGCCTTTGCTATTTCGTGGCTGTTGGGAACCTTCTTGATGGTGTCAGTAATTCCTCCTATTACCATACTTAAGGGACCAAGGGCATTTGAAGTGATCTCATCATTGATTACATATGTTTTATTATGGGTTTCATCGACCTATGTTAGGTGA
- the LOC137808440 gene encoding protein CHAPERONE-LIKE PROTEIN OF POR1, chloroplastic isoform X2 — translation MTASGLSGCPSRCPQLPFSRLGSRHVRVMAFSVAGKSKQGMEFLQVKRRRVQLIKSAMDASFGDMANDSAAVFPRINVKDPYKRLGISREASEDEIQGARNFLIQKYAGHKPSVDAIESAHDKIIMQKFYERKNPKIDIKKKMREVNQSKIVQTVRGRFQTPSTKFIIKTSLAFLVLGILTVLFPTEEGPTLQVAISLIATMYFLYERLKSKIRTLLYGFGAFAISWLLGTFLMVSVIPPITILKGPRAFEVISSLITYVLLWVSSTYVR, via the exons ATGACTGCATCTGGGTTGAGTGGCTGTCCCTCAAGATGTCCCCAGCTACCTTTTAGTCGCCTAGGATCACGCCATGTTCGGGTTATGGCTTTCTCTGTGGCTGGGAAATCCAAACAAGGAATGGAGTTTCTCCAGGTTAAAAG ACGACGAGTTCAGTTGATCAAAAGTGCCATGGATGCTTCATTTGGTGATATGGCTAATGATTCTGCTG CTGTTTTTCCAAGAATTAATGTGAAGGACCCATATAAACGACTTGGAATAAGCAGGGAAGCTTCTGAAGATGAGATTCAAGGAGCAAGAAACTTCCTGATTCAAAAATATGCGGGACACAAGCCAAGTGTAGATGCTATTGAATCAGCGCATGACAAAATAATCATGCAGAAGTTCTATGAACGGAAAAACCCAAAAATTGACATTAAGAAGAAAATGAGGGAAGTTAATCAATCCAAAATTGTTCAAACTGTCAGAGGAAGATTTCAAACTCCATCCACAAAATTCATTATAAAAACATCACTAGCATTCTTGGTACTTGGAATTTTAACTGTCCTCTTTCCAACTGAGGAAGGGCCAACTCTTCAGGTAGCAATATCTCTGATTGCCACAATGTACTTTCTATATGAGCGGCTGAAGAGCAAGATTCGAACTTTACTATATGG GTTTGGAGCCTTTGCTATTTCGTGGCTGTTGGGAACCTTCTTGATGGTGTCAGTAATTCCTCCTATTACCATACTTAAGGGACCAAGGGCATTTGAAGTGATCTCATCATTGATTACATATGTTTTATTATGGGTTTCATCGACCTATGTTAGGTGA
- the LOC137808438 gene encoding uncharacterized protein encodes MAEPTTTAPSLLSPTQRYAAGALFGLALHEAQLNQTNPLPLPVTEESEQRTSSSSSSDSVSEDPDLWVHNNSGLLRPVFKFLEIDSAAWLGLEETAGSSSATHHVGPFLRLLSQELDDGSSQTLDQELALSSAVDGITHEMQQNLESSESKREMLREYENQCREKFSIGEVQPLDEKVDDHFEVQKVMDIAPIVDSEEPQHGSVSWKIDDRPNEEVMMLSDQRKVTVLYELLSACLSNLGEDIGQRRKGYDARHRVALRLLATWLDVKWMKMEAIETMAACSAMAFIKAQESKKEETQPKESKWAKLKRGGIIGAAAITGGTLLAITGGLAAPAIAAGLGALAPTLGTLIPVIGASGFAAAASAAGTVAGSVAVAASFGAAGAGLTGSKMARRVGGVDEFEFKAIGENHNQGRLGVEILVSGFVFEKEDFIRPWEGCNDNLERYALQWESKNLIAVSTAIQDWLTSRLAMELMKRGAMMTVLSSLLTALAWPAALLAATDFIDSKWTIAISRSNKAGKLLAEVLLKGLQGNRPVTLIGYSLGARVIFKCLQCLAKTENSAELVERVVLLGAPIPIKDENWEAARKMVAGRFVNAYSRNDWMLGLAFRASLLTKGLAGIQPVDIPGIQNVDVTDHIEGHSSYLWATPRILDQLQLDTYYPVYNNISCIQ; translated from the exons ATGGCGGAACCCACGACGACGGCGCCGTCGCTTTTGTCGCCGACGCAGAGGTACGCTGCCGGCGCATTGTTTGGCCTGGCACTGCACGAGGCTCAACTCAATCAAACCAACCCGTTGCCGTTACCCGTTACGGAGGAATCCGAGCAGCGAACCAGTAGTAGCTCCAGCAGCGACTCGGTCTCCGAGGACCCGGATCTTTGGGTCCACAACAATTCGGGTTTGCTCCGCCCCGTTTTTAA GTTTCTTGAAATTGATTCCGCTGCGTGGCTTGGACTAGAGGAAACCGCTGGTTCTTCTTCCGCTACGCATCACGTGGGACCG TTCTTGAGGTTACTTTCACAAGAATTGGACGATGGTTCTTCTCAAACGTTAGATCAAGAACTTGCTTTGTCAAGTGCAGTTGATGGTATCACACATGAAATGCAGCAAAACTTGGAGTCTTCCGAGTCTAAAAGGGAGATGCTTCGCGAATATGAGAATCAATGTCGTGAGAAGTTCTCAATTGGTGAGGTTCAGCCTCTTGATGAAAAGGTAGATGATCATTTCGAAGTTCAGAAGGTAATGGATATTGCTCCTATAGTTGACTCTGAAGAGCCACAGCATGGGTCTGTTAGTTGGAAGATTGATGATAGACCAAATGAGGAAGTAATGATGCTGAGTGATCAGAGGAAGGTGACAGTTCTGTATGAACTACTGTCTGCTTGTTTGTCAAATTTAGGTGAAGATATCGGGCAGAGAAGGAAGGGCTATGATGCTCGACATCGTGTGGCTCTGCGGTTGCTCGCAACATGGCTTGATGTCAAGTGGATGAAAATG GAggccattgagaccatggctgcTTGTTCTGCGATGGCTTTTATTAAGGCACAAGAAtcaaagaaagaagaaactcAACCAAAAGAAAGCAAGTGGGCTAAATTGAAGCGGGGTGGTATAATTGGTGCTGCAGCAATAACTGGTGGAACTTTGTTGGCTATTACTGGTG GGTTAGCTGCACCAGCCATTGCAGCAGGTCTAGGTGCTTTGGCTCCAACATTGGGTACTCTGATCCCTGTAATTGGAGCAAGTGGATTTGCTGCAGCCGCTAGTGCTGCAGGAACAGTTGCTGGTTCTGTTGCTGTTGCTGCATCATTTGGAG CTGCAGGAGCTGGACTTACTGGAAGCAAAATGGCTAGGAGAGTTGGGGGAGTTGATGAGTTTGAATTCAAGGCTATTGGAGAAAACCATAACCAAGGC AGGCTAGGGGTTGAGATCTTAGTCTCTGGATTTGTCTTTGAGAAGGAAGATTTTATAAGGCCTTGGGAAGGATGTAATGACAACTTGGAGAG GTATGCGCTGCAGTGGGAGTCCAAGAATCTGATTGCTGTGAGCACTGCAATTCAAGATTGGCTTACTTCAA GACTTGCGATGGAGCTGATGAAACGAGGGGCTATGATGACTGTTTTGAGTTCACTCTTAACTGCTTTGGCTTGGCCAGCTGCATTACTTGCAGCAACCGATTTTATAGACAGTAAATGGACAATTGCTATAAGCAG ATCAAACAAAGCTGGTAAGTTGCTTGCTGAAGTATTGTTAAAAGGACTGCAGGGAAATAG GCCCGTGACACTTATAGGTTACTCACTAGGGGCGAGGGTTATTTTTAAGTGCTTACAGTGTTTGGCTAAAACTGAAAACAGTG CTGAACTAGTAGAAAGAGTTGTACTTCTTGGAGCACCCATCCCAATCAAGGACGAGAACTGGGAAGCAGCTCGAAAG ATGGTAGCAGGAAGATTTGTAAATGCTTATTCGAGGAATGACTGGATGCTTGGACTTGCCTTCCGTGCCAG TCTACTTACGAAAGGATTAGCTGGAATCCAACCTGTCGATATTCCTGGGATCCAAAAT GTGGATGTGACAGATCACATTGAAGGCCATTCGTCTTATCTGTGGGCTACCCCAAGGATCTTAGACCAACTTCAATTGGATACATATTATCCTGTATATAACAACATTTCTTGCATACAGTGA